A DNA window from Leishmania panamensis strain MHOM/PA/94/PSC-1 chromosome 27 sequence contains the following coding sequences:
- a CDS encoding aldo-keto reductase-like protein (TriTrypDB/GeneDB-style sysID: LpmP.27.2440), producing the protein MSANVLAYRPLGGPVSAIAYRIAMRDGYTIPQLGFGTYRMPASEATDAVAFALSCGYRHVDCAKAYGNEAAVGAALAQALRDRRTRREDLFVTSKLWPTDQHPDHVEAACRATLAALRLDYLDLYLIHWPVCLRHTPHWTTDEDRYPRHPDGTPAIDTSVTLLDTWTAMSRLVDCGLVKSIGLANCTTAHVNDLARAAAAAELPHLPVLNQVEHHPGIVDGDLVGCLGFHDMLLAAYCPLGMPTRDTPPGFQSLLDDPVVQSLGEFSGFSPARILLNWSVDRSNVVIVKSTNREHIKSNAKAARFALDDRTRLVLDNYHLLVRNFRVMNPAHFSADGTTPFFAAEDARLQRDIDARRLKTGSTTAPPTPPS; encoded by the coding sequence ATGTCCGCCAACGTGCTTGCGTACCGTCCACTGGGCGGGCCGGTGAGCGCCATCGCGTATCGCATTGCCATGCGCGACGGCTACACAATACCACAGCTCGGCTTTGGCACGTATCGCATGCCCGCCTCGGAGGCCACTGATGCCGTCGCTTTTGCGCTTTCCTGCGGCTACCGCCACGTGGACTGCGCCAAGGCATACGGCAACGAGGCCGCCGTCGGGGCGGCGCTCgcacaggcgctgcgcgacagGCGCACCCGTCGTGAGGACCTCTTCGTTACGTCGAAGCTGTGGCCGACGGACCAGCACCCCGACCACGTCGAGGCTGCCTGCCGCGCCACCCTCGCCGCACTGCGGCTCGACTACCTCGATCTGTATCTCATCCACTGGCCTGTGTGCCTGCGGCACACGCCGCATTGGACCACCGACGAGGACCGCTACCCCCGTCACCCCGACGGTACCCCCGCCATTGACACCTCCGTGACGCTTCTAGACACGTGGACGGCCATGAGCCGTCTGGTCGACTGTGGGCTGGTGAAGTCGATTGGGCTGGCcaactgcaccaccgcccacgTGAATGACCTTGCGAgggcggccgcagcggccgagCTCCCCCACTTGCCCGTCCTAAACCAAGTCGAGCACCACCCCGGTATTGTGGACGGCGATCTGGTAGGCTGCCTCGGCTTCCACGACATGCTACTGGCGGCCTACTGCCCACTCGGCATGCCGACTCGCGACACCCCGCCGGGCTTTCAGTCCCTTCTGGACGACCCCGTGGTGCAGTCGCTTGGGGAGTTCAGCGGCTTCAGCCCGGCGCGAATTTTGTTGAACTGGAGCGTCGACCGCAGCAACGTCGTGATCGTGAAATCCACCAACCGGGAGCACATCAAGTCTAATGCCAAGGCAGCGCGCTTTGCACTCGATGACCGCACGCGATTGGTGCTGGACAACTACCACCTCCTCGTGCGGAACTTCCGCGTCATGAACCCGGCGCATTTTAGCGCCGACGGCACGACGCCGTTCTTCGCAGCCGAAgatgcgcgcctgcagcgtgATATTGACGCCCGTAGGCTGAAGACAGgctcgacgacggcgccgcccaCGCCGCCATCTTGa
- the KAR1 gene encoding 3-oxoacyl-ACP reductase, putative (TriTrypDB/GeneDB-style sysID: LpmP.27.2470), whose amino-acid sequence MVWSVCGKVGVLTGASCALGHEIMERLASQHRMKLACVSRRPFAAPLPAGCAAFVADVSRGDDCDALMKAVQCELGAMSLLINCAGVTLSKLHLTCTDKDYAAVMDTNLRGALQVTRAALRHGGLLKLQDGAVLHIGSLAGLVGNEGQVLYSASKAALSGAVKSWALEYGPRNIRFNVVAPGLIDGEGMATSLNEAQKQRWRDNCPLKRLATASEVADMAVAVALCPYMNGQTIAVDGGTS is encoded by the coding sequence ATGGTGTGGAGTGTGTGCGGTAAGGTGGGCGTCCTCACCGGCGCTTCCTGCGCCCTCGGTCATGAGATCATGGAGCGACTGGCCAGTCAGCATCGTATGAAGCTGGCGTGCGTTTCTCGCAGGCCGTTTGCTGCACCACTGCCTGCAGGGTGCGCGGCTTTTGTGGCTGATGTGAGTCGCGGCGACGACTGCGATGCCCTCATGAAGGCGGTTCAGTGTGAGCTGGGCGCGATGTCGCTGCTCATCAACTGCGCCGGCGTTACGCTCAGCAAGTTGCACCTAACCTGCACGGATAAGGACTACGCGGCTGTGATGGACACAAACCTGAGGGGCGCGCTGCAAGTGacgcgcgcagcgctgcgtcaTGGTGGGTTGCTCAAACTGCAAGACggggctgtgctgcacaTAGGCTCTCTGGCGGGTCTGGTGGGCAACGAGGGGCAGGTGCTGTACAGCGCCTCCAAGGCCGCCCTCAGCGGGGCAGTCAAGTCGTGGGCCCTTGAGTACGGCCCGCGCAACATCCGCTTCAACGTAGTCGCACCGGGCCTCATCGATGGTGAAGGCATGGCCACGTCCCTGAACGAAGCAcagaagcagcgctggcgcgaCAACTGCCCGCTCAAGCGGCTCGCCACCGCTTCAGAGGTGGCCGACATGGCTGTGGCCGTGGCGCTGTGCCCCTATATGAATGGACAGACCATCGCCGTCGATGGCGGCACATCGTGA
- a CDS encoding hypothetical protein (TriTrypDB/GeneDB-style sysID: LpmP.27.2450) yields MMRARACVFPRHLCLLLLHLSFSRRSRRDKATYRRASHSAPISSLAPTLCTNMGTCKIDIKRVKDVSEATALVLDWFERHNKPATPQSLTDALGSRVAKPLLQRILEQLHTEEKLHVKDMKKIRFYYLRVLPLLHPDGATTIQQHGEPEDEAAIAIGEGDMASAPEVGAGTEVCEGLPADARAALLRAVGISAVQLSERSRRLARWCEWPSSTERAAKCTDLARVVCELRDGLERLQSRHAEESAEAHSNGSWAWCAHRAVCRYRRARRHWVQRKDWAMRLLEATAGDAHTPVEAAALLGCTTDEDAGVSFEDTAVVLPVSLLREPGLSQRW; encoded by the coding sequence ATgatgcgtgcgcgtgcgtgcgtctttCCTCGACACCTGTGCCTTCTCCTGCTTcatctttctttctctcgccgtTCTCGGCGTGATAAGGCCACCTATAGGCGTGCATCCCATTCCGCCCCCatttcctctctcgcgcctACGCTGTGCACCAATATGGGGACGTGCAAGATAGACATCAAGAGGGTGAAGGACGTGTCAGAGGCGACGGCGCTCGTGTTAGACTGGTTCGAGCGGCACAACAAGCCAGCCACACCGCAGTCGCTGACGGATGCGCTGGGCAGCCGCGTGGCCAAGCCGCTCCTACAGCGGATtttggagcagctgcacaccgaAGAAAAGCTTCACGTGAAGGACATGAAGAAGATTCGCTTCTACTacctgcgcgtgctgccgctgttgcatCCCGACGGGGCCACCACAATCCAGCAGCACGGCGAGCCCGAGGACGAGGCAGCCATCGCAATCGGCGAAGGCGACATGGCTAGCGCACCAGAGGTCGGCGCCGGGACAGAGGTGTGTGAGGGATTACCAGCAGAtgcgcgtgcggcgctgcttcgcgcTGTGGGCATCTCCGCCGTGCAGCTTTCAGAGAGGAGTCGCCGCCTCGCTCGCTGGTGTGAGTGGCCGTCGTCGACGGAGCGAGCAGCCAAGTGCACAGATCTTGCGCGCGTCGTCTGTGAGCTTAGGGACGGCCTCGAGCGCCTCCAGTCGAGGCACGCCGAGGAGTCCGCCGAAGCGCACAGTAACGGCTCATGGGCATGGTGCGCGCATCGTGCGGTGTGCCGGTACCGGCGCGCTCGGCGTCACTGGGTGCAGCGCAAGGACTGGGCCATGCGCTTGTTGGAGGCAACGGCGGGGGATGCGCACACCCCTGTAGAGGCCGCGGCGCTCTTGGGCTGCACGACGGATGAAGATGCAGGTGTCTCCTTTGAGGatacggcggtggtgctgccggtTTCGCTCCTGCGCGAGCCGGGTCTCTCGCAACGCTGGTAG
- a CDS encoding hypothetical protein (TriTrypDB/GeneDB-style sysID: LpmP.27.2460) encodes MASEASMSVDGEEAVPLPERFQQLRHRLHGHWGTSAEADLLEAMQELHTCLVARSAQTHRRVEELSQRATAAQVSLANALNSLKLLSQQQFVQHRIATEDLQLRQRAAAESDSEEADDGSSDGTASANQDLAPGLPAYATREAAVRRRMHTYVKKCMESLAEEGVRVPFCPYDVAELAAESPYSHRRLCGLIGTPAFLYDVDIGCRRGEDGLNGAGVKQHQSPPSQPVCPPAAAPPAAVIGLPSAPAKPLSLPSAAATTFVTSPHATAASASAAPTAKAVPAKDAAVSKKERRRALFSSSSSSASSSASPSAAPAPSPPPLGKRRAAVPARPLKSAPVKKGVRNLFGSSSSTVSSSSIVSGRAEAADRPVDSPTSSYLSSGDDSRPPPAAVYKSSNSSTPPRAASTSLHSSRVSSASSAALTSPPSKLTPTLSAAATPALSSVPPPPSSLAAAPEAFALPLPPPPPPAAATASAALPLPPPPVFLFDTVSAIGAPASPPPAAAAPLPPPPLDAPPSRTGAVAAAAPSLPRRGGKVLSTSSDDDAEG; translated from the coding sequence ATGGCGAGTGAGGCGTCTATGTCTgtcgacggcgaggaggccgtgccgctgccggagcgtttccagcagctgcgtcaccGCCTCCATGGCCACTGGGGCACCTCCGCCGAGGCAGACCTCTTGGAGGCGATGCAGGAGTTGCACACGTGTCTCGTTGCTCGCAGTGCACAGACGCACCGACGAGTCGAGGAGCTCAGCCAgcgtgccaccgctgcccagGTGTCTCTCGCCAACGCGCTCAACTCGCTGAAGCTTCTTTCTCAGCAGCAGTtcgtgcagcaccgcatcgccACGGAGGATCTccagctgcgacagcgcgcagctgcggagtcggacagcgaggaggcggacgacGGGAGCAGCGACGGAACGGCAAGCGCCAACCAGGACCTCGCCCCTGGGCTACCCGCTTACGCgacgagggaggcggcggtgcgtcgtCGCATGCACACCTATGTGAAGAAGTGCATGGAGTCGCTTGCAGAGGAGGGCGTGCGGGTGCCGTTCTGCCCCTACGATGTCGCGGAGTTGGCGGCGGAGAGCCCATATTCCCACCGTCGCCTGTGCGGGCTTATAGGCACACCGGCATTCCTGTACGATGTGGACATCGGGTGCCGGCGGGGAGAGGATGGCCTGAACGGGGCGGGGGTGAAGCAGCACCAGTCGCCTCCGTCGCAGCCCGTCTGCCcccccgccgctgctcctcctgccgctgtTATTGGACTTCCGTCTGCTCCGGCTAAGCCCCTCTCTTTAccaagcgctgcagcgacaacTTTCGTGACGTCGCCGCACGCGACAGCCGCAAGCGCATCCGCCGCACCTACAGCGAAGGCGGTACCGGCGAAGGACGCGGCCGTGTCGAagaaggagcggcggcgggcgttgttcagctcctcctcgtcctctgcaTCGTCATCGGCCTCACCGTCTGCTGCcccggcgccgtcgcctccgccactAGGAAAGCGTAGAGCTGCCGTACCGGCGCGTCCGCTGAAGTCCGCTCCGGTCAAGAAGGGTGTGCGCAACTTATTtggctcttcttcttccaccgtcagcagcagtagcatTGTCAGTGGTCGCGCTGAGGCAGCGGATCGCCCGGTGGACTCTCCGACGTCGTCATACCTCTCGTCCGGTGACGACTCGAgaccaccgccggcggcggtATACAAGTCCAGCAACTCGTCGACACCGCCTCGTGCCGCTTCAACCTCGCTGCACTCTTCTCGAGTTTCATCGGCGTCGTCTGCTGCACTGACGTCGCCACCCTCCAAGTTGACACCGACGCTttcggctgctgccacccCAGCGCTATCATCAGTGCCCCCGCCACCGTCCTCTttagcagcagcgccggagGCTTTTGCGCttccactgccgcctcctcccccgcctgCGGCCGCAACGGCatctgcagctctgccactaccgccgccaccggtgtTTCTGTTCGACACTGTGTCCGCCATAGGTGCGccggcatcaccgccaccagctgcagcggcaccgctccccccacctccgtTGGATGCCCCGCCGTCTCGTACGGGTGCcgttgcagcggcagctcccTCGCTGCCCCGACGAGGCGGCAAAGTGCTGAGCACGTCGTCGGATGACGACGCTGAGGGGTGA